The Primulina tabacum isolate GXHZ01 chromosome 1, ASM2559414v2, whole genome shotgun sequence genome contains the following window.
attataattataaatatttaattatctatccaattattttaagaatatatatttaattaacacttTGGGACATTTTGGTCAttgcaataaaatttacaaaattaatccatcattttaaaatcataccaaacaccatGTTATTTATCTCATCATACTATTGatccatatatctcattttttaatcattcGAATTACTCATCATTTACTCACCCATCACACGTACAAAACGGagcctaaataaataattgtgaattCTAACTCCGATTGACTGACGATCAGACAGCATCGATGTATCGATAATATAATCTCATTCATAGAAAAATGAGCCGAAATTTTTCgatgtttctttttttttttcaaatactaATTTTGTGAACTCCTtccttaaaattttaaaaagacaaTTCTAGTATCTTTACTTCATTAACAGTTAAGCTAAATTCCACAATTTCTAATAATATAATCTACTCAAAAACTCTTTTTATAAGCAATTTGTTTGATTTTCATCAAACTACAGTTATCAAATAACACTCATTGAATTCAACTATTTCAATGATAACATATAATCCAATACTTGTGCGATCATCAATTggtcagggatacagctagctttgagttcacaacttcatgtgattcaTAACAACATTTGTTCTTATTTgagcttaccctaattagcctcatttttttcatcaacCTCTTGATCAAGAACGCTATAACTCAAGTATAATTACacccatcagatcatggtaagagcatctagtagcatcgtctcaTGATACATATGTATAACTGATAATGTCTGCAAGAACCAGAAAGTTATGATATCGTACAACCATCCCTTCAACTCacatatcccgatcgattctgCAACAATTGGTACATCGAAAGTtgcaaatgaattcgataacgatgtggtGTATCTTTGAGCAATAATAGTGACATCATATGTGTAACTAAGAAAAAATGTTTCCCTAAAGCAAATGTTTTGATCTTGTCATAGACTCTTTACATTATTAACTCATCAAATCACATAGTATATCTTCACATGTGGGCAAGTGGTGAATCCTACAATGCATTGGCCTCCTACATATTTTAAACTACATCCAACCTCGTCATCTAATGACCAGTAAACAGATCAAAATTCATGCTAGTACGTAGAACCTctatgttgtctcgggtcaaaTGACTAATAATGTACAATTATAACTATAGATTATTCCACTCGATTAGTGATAATCGCTTGAAAAGTCCGAGGAAAGATTGTTCAGTGCCTCGTCAAATGAACAATCATATGTATAAATGGACATCCATGTGTCAATCACTAATGAAATGTGACGTTTACATCACATATAACActctcaaactcgagcgacaTTTATCTTTGTTTTAAGCGGCTGAATCGGCTATAAacatatttagaatatacattaCACTTCTTAATTATTTTCATGATCCATTAGACTCGTGAACATCATGGTtcttataatatattcaagaactttatttATGTAGCTTGCGTGCGTATACATATAGAATAAATGTCATAattagataaaaaaataaaattttattaaaataaatattgttttagcATGAAAGTTAATAAAGCTCAAGCTACAAATTGACTCACTGAACTTCTACTCTAACAAGCAAAACCAACAGTTGCAAATTTCAACATATGCCTATAATTCAACAATGGTATGACCCTTTTATCCACAAAGCAAAACCTTCGTtaacaattaatattttttgtaagTGAAATCAATTGATATCGTTGTTTGTCCAATAAGATGAAGGTGGTGATAACACAAAATAACACAATCAAGAACAAATGGAAGTTCCATTAAAAACactactaataataataataaaaaaaaacttaggcaaaaacttgtgtgagacggtgtcacatgtcgtattttgtgatacggatattttatttgggtcatccaagaaaaattattactttttacgctaagagtattattttttattgtgaatatccgtaggattgacccgtctcacagataaagattcgtgagaccgtctcacgagagACTTACTCGAAAACCTACTACTGTGAAGGGTCAGCTTTTTTAAGCATTGGTTCTGTGTCATGTCTACATGGCTAGGGGTGAGCATTCAGTCGGTTCGGTTATCGACCGAACCGAATTAACcataaccgaaccgaaccgaaatatttagccataaccgaaccgaccgaattaattttcataaccgataaaaatcgaaccgaattaaaatcggtgaccgaattaaccgattagttttaaaaaaattgtgatttaactttaattatatatgaaatttttttttaaacactacAATCTATacaaatgcataaaaacataaaatcacacacatcacaaatgtataagttttttttaacacaattaatacatattatatcgattttaaaattataaaattaaaaaataaaaaaattgataaataataaaaatttattaaataataatatttattatatcagTTAATTCGGTTAACCGatttcaaaactttgaaaaaccATAACCGCACCAAATTAATCGatataaccgaatttttttaatctgaaaatcgaattttcgaaataacCGAACCAAATTTCTGAATTGACTCGATTTAATCGGTTAATTAAGTTTAACAGAAATCTTGCTCAAGCCATTAATTAGCCACCAACTGACTAGTATTTACGTTCGTTCTGCGCGTTCACTCCCTCATTTCGACTCTTTAGCGAAGCTTTCGAGAGGTGAACTCGAGTCTTCTCCTCTCCTTTTCTTTCATGtcattttctcatttttttttcctctttcgTTCAGTAAGTAAACCTAGATCCGTATTAATTTCCATTATTACGTTCGCTTAAGATGTTTGAAAGGTGAAATTGTTTGTCGTGCGTGTATGAGTTCCCTCATTTGCGATCTATTTGTTGCGTCTCGCTATGTATGGTCTGATTCGTATTGTTTTTATTCGATCTGAGTGTCTGTCCGTATTTCAGCTAGATCTGTACAATTAAGCCATTTATTTGAATTGTGGACGCCATACACGTTCCATACACGTTGGTTTCTGGCTTGAATCACATATCAGATGACCAATTTCGGGACGTGTTTCCTAATCTATGATTGTTATTATTAGAGTTTCGTGAATTAATCTGTTAGACGATCTTGGAGGCTATGCTTTGATTCTGTTTGAATTTGTATATGCTTTTTTGGATAGCTGGTTTTGTATGTAGTTATTGCTGTTTCGAAACTCTTTTAAGCTCATTTAGCTCCTCAAGATTTACTGATAAACGCTTGATTTGCAATGGCAATGGTTCTGCTTTAATTCTTATGTAAAGTTATCAATTGTTTTATTGGAGACGAGTGTGAATCACTTGTGTGATAATAACTGTGTTTGCTAAAACACTCCATGGTTCTGGTTGTGTTCCAGATTGTCTTTTTCGGTTGTTGTTAAATTTTCTTACTTGTCTGGAAggaataattttcatttttagtgATCAGTGGGATAGGGTCGTTTGATGGTCCAGCTTGACTGAATAGCATCTTATTCACCAACTGTGCAGAGTGATAAGTTTGCCGCCCGACAAAGATGGGACTTACATTCACCAAGCTGTTCACCAGGCTCTTTGCTAAGAAAGAGATGCGAATTCTGATGGTGGGTCTTGATGCTGCTGGTAAGACCACCATATTGTACAAGCTCAAGCTCGGGGAAATAGTTACTACAATCCCAACCATTGGTGAGTCCTTTTGGCCGGTTTTGGAAGTAGTACTCTGATTTCAACTCTATTTGTGTCTCTATGTATTTGCAGCTCGCACTAAACTGTATATTTTATTCTTGTGGTTCATTGTCTGTCGTCATGGGATTTTATTTGCTTTATGGTGATTCGTAGTATTTATGTTGTTACCTGACCTatttttcttttcatctttcAAGAAAGATGCCTCCTTGGTAGCACAGTTGTCTCTATGACTATTTCTTTGTACAGTTTCAAATGCATCTTCTTTTTATCCGTGATTAAATTGTCTTATGAGTAATTATCTGGTGGGTCAAGGAATTATGGTCTATAACATAACTTAGATTCATTGagcattatttattttatcttgtgCAAAAGATAGTGCACCGGTTTCTgaaagtttttattttaatttaatcatCATCAACTTCCTGGATTGTTACTGATTCTGAGTTTCTTGCTTCAAGGATTTAATGTTGAGACAGTGGAATACAAAAACATTAGCTTCACTGTTTGGGATGTTGGTGGTCAGGACAAGGTAAGCTTCTTCTTATGTTGCAAATAAGAAATTGCTGTAAACTATGTTCTGTAAATGTGTTGAGCTTTCCCCTTTTTTGGGAGTCTTGTAAATAGTGTTTTTAAAATACTAGTGGCATATGGGACTTTGGATGCTCCTCagtttgaaaataaattttttttgggacCTATATCCAGGAAGTTTTTTCATCTAGTTTTTATCTCCAAATTGGTCAGTGTTTGTCTATTTGTTTGATATTCTTTATTGTTCTCTTTTAAAGGCAGTGTGATGCCATTGGTTGTATACATATTTAATCATCTCTAGACAACTATTAATTTATGCATGTCTTAACTGGTTAACTCTATCTTTTCTTTCAGATTCGTCCTTTGTGGAGGCACTACTTCCAAAATACTCAGGGTCTTATCTTTGTGGTTGATAGCAATGACAGGGATCGAGTTGTCGAAGCAAGGGATGAACTGCATAGGATGTTGAATGAGGTCTGTCACCTCTCCTTATATTATATTCTTGATTTTATTGTTGCTGTCAATTAGCCTATGGAAGCCTTTCTAGTTTCGATAATTCGTTTTTATCGACAAATGTTGTTTTCTTCATCGTATGGCTAGTGCTGCTTTACGAATTATATGATCACCGTTCATGTTCTGAAGATGATGGCGGTTTTTGCTCTTCTATTTTCTTCTGAAACTGCATTAATGATTTATCCACAGACGCTCTATAGCTTTTGatgaatttgtatttttgtttcTAATGTATATTATTGGTTATTTTTGTTGTGTCAGGATGAGTTGAGAGATGCTGTCTTGCTGGTATTTGCAAATAAGCAAGATCTTCCCAATGCAATGAATGCCGCAGAGATCACTGATAAGCTGGGTCTGCATTCTCTCCGTCAACGCCATTGGTAGGCAGTAGGCTTGTCTTACAAGTTTATTTGTCATCAGTAATCAATACTTCCGTTCCATGACTTTGCGCATTAAAAATTTCCTCAAGTTCAAGTGAAATTACTAGCAGCACGTAACCAAAATGCAGAGAGTATTGTTGGCCTTATTTATTTGCAGAAACTGAGAATTTTTCTTgtattccttttatatattgtCACCAATTTGATGTTTTATACTAAATGAGATATATCTCCTGACAGGTATATTCAGAGCACATGTGCAACCTCTGGTGAGGGTCTATATGAAGGACTTGATTGGCTTTCTAGCAACATTGCTAGCAAGGTATTTTTTGCACAAACTTTTTTGCTCCAAAAGACTATTATGAGTTAGAGATTATACCTTATCAGTTGCAAAATTTATCTGTAATTAGAGATGCCCTTGCACCGCACCCTCCCGTCTTTTGTCCCAGGGTTCTTGTGCTTCTGAACTTATCTGCAAAATTAAATGACTTTCAGGTCTCATTGCTTCAATAACTAACTGCCGCCTTGGTTTTTATTTTCGTCTACAATTCTCTATTTTTGCAGGCTTAACGTGAAGGgttttatgttgatggttgatttgatttgattcatAAACTGGCGTATGGGCATTTTGCGGACTTGGCAACATTAGAGAAACATCTTTATAATGTTTGTCTTCAGTTTATTGTAGTGATGTGATTCTGTTGATTTGCTATTTTTATGCTGTGCTATTCCTCCAATAGACTTTTTGGCGTGGACTGTAAAAGCTTTTGATCCATTTAACTCCTTCTTAACTGTCATTCAATtgatatttgatattttttgtGATCGTGATTCGTCCATTCTTTCTGCTGGAAAATGGTGATTAGCTTTGTTCTCCTTATTTTTATCCAAttaagcttgccaaggaaataatttcaaatttatgttaatatgttttatttatctACACGTGGGGGGAGGAACTGAAATAATAACTTGGGAGGAACATAGTATGACACCATAAAGTTTACTTTTTGCCGTACCGGTTTTCTAACCGCGACCGTAATTATACACTTTATTTTGAAACATAACATCCGATACTTTCAAATTAGACTCAATTTATAAACTTTACCACAATTAGattggatttgaaattcatttcaATCTTGTTTATCTAAGTAAatcaatgaaataaaatcaattgATTGGAATTCCATTATCTGAAATTATCTATCCAAACATAATTTTGACATATTGAATGTGGACGAATAGATATTTGATACTTCACCAAGAACAAGATATATATTGTGCACACATGGTTACAACTTATATTTATTAACACCCACCACCTCATCAAAAATCGTAGGGTCCACATGTCACATACACATTACATTAACACATCTATTctcccacattcattttaacattcacactCATTATTTGTAGGTCTCGCTATCCACTCATTCATCTTATTCttactttaaattaaatatattcaatttcaaattttttaagaaatttgaattattattattttatattaataataatatgtttttatatatttagtacgtaaaataatttaattttatgagtgtcatttatttaaaattaaatatttattataaacctaaAATTAAATGGTACAAcgtataataataaataacacttgcataaaaataaaagaaaataaattaaacttaagagaagatgcaaaatAATAATTGATCGGAGAGTTACATTAACGAaaatgaaaattacaatgattgaaaattattataaatgaaAATTACAATAATAGAAAATTACAATAACTTAAAATTCTATATTACATCTCCCCCTAATCTCTAGACATAGACGTTCGTGGATGATAAGTTGCTCATATGTCATTTGCGAAGTATCCTTCGAAAGGATTGAAGCGATAAACCTTTTTTTGGATGGTATTGTGCCAGTGCGATCGTATGACACTTGCACTTCTATTGGGTGTACCTGCGGGACGATTGTCATTGTAGTAGCTTGCAACACGTCCCCAGAAAGCTTCCGCTTTTTATCATTGCCGACGATTGGGTCATCGTTGATAGTGACAAACGATCTCGCTAAGACCTCGTCTTCAACCTTTCTCCAGGTTGAGCATTTTTTTCTACCCTCAGCGCCAGAATCCACATTCTCCAAATTTACTACTTCAATTGGGGATTCATGGTCGGAAAATTGAGTCTCTGGGACGAAAGTCGGAGTGGCCGGTTCATTTTCCGTCGGAGAAATAAATGGCATACTGGTTGCATGTGGATTAGATGGATAGTTTGGTGGAAATGGATTATATGGATAGTTTGGTGGATATGAATTATAAGGATAGTTTGGTGGATATGGATTATGTGGATAATTTGGTGGATATGGAAAATATGGATATTTTGGTGGAATTTCCGAATGTTGGGAAGAAGTATTTTCTTCCAGCTTTTTTGGATAACTCACGAAATTTCTAAAAAACCCTCGGTAATTTTCGTCCATTTCGGAACAAAGTaggatttaagaaatttttaaaaaaagaattgtAGATAATGAAAATAGAAGAGAAAAGATTTTTGGAGTGAAGAAtaatatgttttgatgtttgaAATAGTGTAGTATGtgaatatttatagatgaatatattatttttttattaaactaGCCGTAAATTAGccgttaaaacaatttttaattttataaataaaaacaaccGTTAgtttttaatttaacattttttttaatttattttaattttcgattttttttaaaaaaatacaaatttgaaatttaaaccaatacattaaataacataaaataagaaaatttcaTAACGTGTGTGGGGTCCgcgtttagcgacggtttgtgaAAATCGGTctcaaatagcgacggtttttcacaaACCGTTGCTAAcgacccaaatttttttttaaaaaaaaaactgacaCAGTGGCGTTCAATTGTTTGAACGCCCCACACCCTCTCTCATAACGCCACTCACATCGAAGAGTGGGTGCCCTTAAATCAAGATATTTTCCGATCCATTTATGGTCATTAGTTCAATTAAAACAATGTATTATTAACTGCTTATAGCTCGACAAATTTGACAACCCTCTATTTCACCAGCGTGATACAGCTCTTTCTTACCAAATTACTaaattgtcttaaaaaaaaCCCTTTTGTCAATTTTTGTGAAatcaattattaattaatacatACGTATGCTCTGATGTCAGCTAATTTGGCAAAGGAAATAACATTACAAAACTCGTCTTTCTTCCAGCAAAACTTTAAGGATGGAGCTGGGCTGTTTATATCTAAGTAAGTTAGGTAGCTGAGTTGACACTCATATCTATTCAATAGTCTTGC
Protein-coding sequences here:
- the LOC142543186 gene encoding ADP-ribosylation factor 1-like, with amino-acid sequence MGLTFTKLFTRLFAKKEMRILMVGLDAAGKTTILYKLKLGEIVTTIPTIGFNVETVEYKNISFTVWDVGGQDKIRPLWRHYFQNTQGLIFVVDSNDRDRVVEARDELHRMLNEDELRDAVLLVFANKQDLPNAMNAAEITDKLGLHSLRQRHWYIQSTCATSGEGLYEGLDWLSSNIASKA